A part of Palaemon carinicauda isolate YSFRI2023 chromosome 8, ASM3689809v2, whole genome shotgun sequence genomic DNA contains:
- the LOC137645492 gene encoding uncharacterized protein, with the protein MTWQKPNKKIQSTKHVGHPAHPSTVMTSPTPPFSMMSVLADLDSGYLLPRMDIIPQPQRRFAHIHMDIVGLLPTSQGHRYLFTVIDHSTCWPEAIPMETSTFPSCTSALISRCIARFGIPEHINSDWGTTFTFQLWTSLANLQGNALNQTTAYNPAANRMVERFYHTLKASLISHCKESNLFTQLPLGLLGQRTTPKDAAHVSTTEMVYGDPLVVPADFIFPLGTSFDNLQCLCHIAGKFIPCHQTYKPPVKQHILTDQQSATHVFLLNAPLHRPFPRDPSHAEGFLH; encoded by the exons atgacttggcagaagcccaacaaaaagattcagagtactaagcatgtaggacatcctgcacatccctccactgTAATGACGTCTCCAACTCCACCCTTctctatgatgtcagtactggcagacctggacagtggatacctgctcccac gaatggacattattcctcaacctcaacgtcgttttgcccacattcacatggACATAGTAGGTCTcctgcccacatcacaaggacatcgttacctatttactgtcattgaccactccacttgttggcctgaagccattcccatggaaacttccACGTTCccttcatgtacatctgctttaatCTCAAGAtgtatagcaagatttggtatccctgagcatattaattctgactGGGGCAcgactttcacctttcaattgtggacatcattggcgaATCTACAGGGAAACGCCCTaaatcagacaaccgcctacaaccctgcagccaacagaatggttgaacgtttttatcacaccctcaaagcatctttgatttCCCACTGCAAGGAGTCCAACTTgtttactcaacttcccttggGCCTACTGGgacaaaggaccactcctaaagatgccgcGCATGTCTCTACAACTGAAATGGTTTATGGTGACCCATTGGTTGTTCCTGCCGATTTTATTTTTCCGTTAGGAACCTCCTTTGATAATCTCCAGTGTCTATGTCACATAGcaggaaaatttattccatgccaccagacttacaagcccccagttaaGCAACACATACTCACAGACCAGCAATCGGCAACACATGTTTTTCTGCTCAATGCCCCTTTACAccggccctttcctcgtgatccatcacACGCTGAAGGCTTTCTTCATTAA